The following coding sequences are from one Triticum dicoccoides isolate Atlit2015 ecotype Zavitan chromosome 4A, WEW_v2.0, whole genome shotgun sequence window:
- the LOC119288030 gene encoding protein DWARF AND LOW-TILLERING-like — MLAGCSSLSSRHQMSTAQRLPCGFSKRAGRGDSAVPGAAPGADGRGGNGTCSFRPHPAPPVTQAVSWGAKPEPSVGGDWERRGGAVKRAHEEAAAEEEYGAPAARAKRTRMGGDGDEVWFHQSIAGPAALMQVAAGEGGGEEEEVAEEQKVFLVPSAAAFPHGMAAAAGPSSLAAAKQEEFSKSPSHSSSSSGTDGGSSAVLPVEPAGVRGFVVPEAEREALELVGALTACAEALAGCQHDAANYYLARLGETASPSGPTPLHRVAACFAEALALRAANMWPHVFDVTPPRELTDGAFHDDDDALALRVLNSVTPIPRFLHFTLNERLLRAFDGHDRVHIIDFDIKQGLQWPSLLQSLAARTPQPPAHVRITGVGSSRQELQDTGARLAHVAAGLGLAFEFHAVVDRLEDVRLWMLHVKRGERVAVNCVLAAHRLLRDETGGALSDFLGLVRSTGAAVLLLGEHEAAGLNAGRWEARFARALQHYAAAFDAVGAAGLPPASAARAKAEEMFAREIRNAVAFEGPDRSERHESFAGWRRRMEDGGFRSAGIGHREAMQGRMIARMFAPGKYGVHPQGDGEGLTLRWLDTPLYTVTAWAPAGDGAGGSATVSASTTASHSLQS; from the coding sequence ATGTTGGCGGGCTGCTCCTCCTTGTCGTCCAGGCATCAGATGAGCACGGCGCAGCGACTACCATGCGGCTTCTCCAAGCGGGCCGGCCGCGGCGACTCGGCGGTCCCCGGCGCCGCCCCGGGCGCCGACGGCAGGGGAGGCAACGGCACCTGCTCCTTCCGGCCGCACCCGGCGCCGCCGGTCACCCAGGCCGTCTCCTGGGGCGCCAAGCCGGAGCCCTCCGTCGGCGGCGACTGGGAGAGGCGGGGCGGGGCCGTCAAGCGCGCGCACGAGGAGGCGGCCGCGGAGGAGGAGTAcggcgcccccgccgcccgcgccaaGCGGACGCGgatgggcggcgacggcgacgaggtatGGTTCCATCAATCCATTGCAGGGCCGGCGGCCTTGATGCAGGTGGCCGccggggaggggggaggggaggaggaggaggtggcggaggagcaGAAGGTGTTTCTTGTGCCGAGCGCCGCGGCCTTCCCGCACGGCATGGCGGCCGCCGCGGGGCCCTCGTCGCTGGCCGCGGCCAAGCAGGAGGAGTTCAGCAAGTCGCCGTCCCACTCCTCGTCCTCGTCGGGCACGGACGGCGGCTCGTCGGCCGTGCTGCCCGTTGAGCCTGCTGGCGTGAGGGGCTTCGTGGTGCCCGAGGCGGAGCGAGAGGCGCTGGAGCTGGTGGGCGCGCTCACCGCCTGCGCCGAGGCCCTCGCCGGCTGCCAGCACGACGCCGCCAACTACTACCTGGCGCGGCTCGGCGAGACGGCCTCGCCGTCCGGGCCCACGCCGCTgcaccgcgtcgccgcctgcttcgCCGAGGCGCTCGCGCTCCGCGCGGCCAACATGTGGCCGCACGTCTTCGACGTCACCCCGCCGCGCGAGCTCACCGACGGCGCCTtccacgacgacgacgacgccctgGCGCTGCGCGTGCTCAACAGCGTCACCCCGATCCCGAGGTTCCTCCACTTCACGCTCAACGAGCGCCTCCTCCGCGCCTTCGACGGCCACGACCGCGTCCacatcatcgacttcgacatcaagCAAGGCCTCCAGTGGCCGAGCCTCCTACAGAGCCTGGCGGCGCGGACGCCGCAGCCGCCGGCGCACGTGCGGATCACCGGCGTCGGCTCGTCCAGGCAGGAGCTGCAGGACACCGGCGCGCGCCTCGCGCACGTGGCCGCCGGGCTGGGGCTCGCCTTCGAGTTCCACGCCGTGGTGGACCGCCTCGAGGACGTGCGCCTTTGGATGCTCCACGTCAAGCGCGGCGAGCGCGTCGCCGTGAACTGCGTCCTCGCCGCGCACCGCCTGCTCCGCGACGAGACCGGTGGCGCGCTGTCCGACTTCCTGGGGCTCGTGCGCAGCACGGGCGCCGCCGTCCTGCTCCTCGGCGAGCACGAGGCGGCGGGGCTGAACGCCGGGCGGTGGGAGGCGCGGTTCGCGCGCGCGCTGCAGCACTACGCCGCGGCGTTCGACGCGGTGGGCGCGGCCGGCCTGCCGCCGGCCAGCGCGGCCAGGGCCAAGGCGGAGGAGATGTTCGCGCGGGAGATCCGCAACGCGGTGGCGTTCGAGGGCCCCGACAGGTCGGAGCGGCACGAGAGCTTcgcggggtggcggcggcgcaTGGAGGACGGCGGGTTCCGGAGCGCCGGCATCGGCCACCGGGAGGCGATGCAGGGGCGGATGATCGCGAGGATGTTCGCGCCGGGCAAGTACGGCGTGCACCCGCAGGGCGACGGCGAGGGGCTCACGCTCCGGTGGCTCGACACCCCGCTCTACACCGTGACGGCGTGGGCGCCGGCCGGCGACGGCGCAGGAGGCAGCGCGACCGTGTCCGCGTCCACCACCGCCTCGCACTCTCTGCAGAGCTGA